A portion of the Canis lupus baileyi chromosome 6, mCanLup2.hap1, whole genome shotgun sequence genome contains these proteins:
- the DENND4B gene encoding DENN domain-containing protein 4B isoform X1, which yields MAADAVSEGGAMAEERPPRLVDYFVIAGLAGNGAPIPEETRVPEPSGPLRPPRPAEPITDMAVIARALGEEVPQGYTCIQSSAGGHPLELSAGLLGGTQPVICYRRGRDKPPLVELGVLYEGKERPKPGFQVLDTTPYSHSANLAPPGPGHPRTYLTCRRAAEGAGLHALGITDVCLVLPSKGEGTPHTYCRLPRNLNPGVWGPAVYLCYKVGLAKAHTLVYEAELLGRYPEEDNEAFPLPESVPVFCLPMGATVECWPAHTKYPVPVFSTFVLTGAAGDKVYGAALQFYEAFPRARLSERQARALGLLSAVERGRALGGRAVRSRRAIAVLSRWPAFPAFRAFLTFLYRYSVSGPHRLPLEAHISHFIHNVPFPSPQRPRILVQMSPYDNLLLCQPVSSPLPLSGASFLQLLQSLGPELAITLLLAVLTEHKLLVHSLRPDLLTSVCEALVSMIFPLHWQCPYIPLCPLVLADVLSAPVPFIVGIHSSYFDLHDPPADVICVDLDTNTLFQTEEKKPLSPRTLPRRPYKVLLATLTNLYQQLDQTYTGPEEEASLEFLLTDYEAVCGRRARLEREVQGAFLRFMACLLKGYRDFLRPLTQAPSEGVRDVDNLFFLQGFLKSRERSSHKLYCQLLRTQMFSQFIEECSFGSARHAALEFFDSCVDKVHPEQEKPEPTPLVELEELSGSELTVFITPPEEPAAPEGSDSTPQYCYDGFPELRAELFESPREQPGALPVPGPSRSAPSSPAPRRTKQEMKVAQRMAQKSAAVPELWARCLLGHCYGLWFLCLPAYVRSAPSRVQALHTAYQVLRQMESRKVVLPDEVCYRVLMQLCSHYGQPVLSVRVMLEMRRAGIVPNTITYGYYNKAVLESKWLSGTPGGRLRWAKLRNVVLGAAQFRQPLKERRRQQQQQQQQQQQQQQQQQAAAQEAGSSQTEPYLERHSPTRPLQRQTTWAGQSFRDPASPTGRLVKSGSLGSARGAQPTVEAGVAHMIEALGVLEPRGSPVPWHDGSLSDLSLTGEELAPGGSLEDSGSALGAQSTEALEGPSGRASKASGRQDEASTPRRGLGARLQQLLTPSRRSPASHVPPPELPPDLPPPTRRSPMDSLLRPRERPGSTASESSASLGSEWDLSESSASSLSLRRSSERLSDTPGSSQPPSLEILLSSCSSCRACDSLVYDEEIMAGWAPDDSNLNTICPFCACPFVPLLSVQTLDSRPSAPSPKPAPAGASNSKDAPTPGGSGPVLSDRRLCLALDEPQLCNGHMGAVPRRVEGGAWAYLSPLVLRKELESLVENEGSEVLALPELPAAHPIIFWNLLWYFQRLRLPNILPCLVLASCDGPPLPQAPSPWLMPDPASVQVRLLWDVLTPDPSSCPPLYVLWRIHSQIPQRVVWPGPIPAPLSLDLLESVLRHVGLNEVHKAVGLLLETLGPPPAGLHLQRGIYREILFLTMAALGKDHVDIVAFDKKYKSAFNKLASSMGKEELRQRRAQMPTPKAIDCRKCFGAPLEC from the exons ATGGCGGCAG ATGCAGTGAGTGAGGGGGGGGCCATGGCGGAGGAGCGGCCCCCCCGGCTGGTGGATTACTTCGTGATAGCCGGGCTTGCAGGGAACGGAGCTCCCATTCCCGAGGAGACACGGGTTCCCGAACCCAGTGGGCCCCTGCGCCCTCCCCGGCCAGCCGAGCCCATCACAGACATGGCGGTCATTGCTCGGGCACTGGGCGAGGAAGTGCCCCAGGGCTACACCTGCATCCAGTCCTCCGCTGGGGGCCACCCCTTGGAACTCAGTGCCGGGCTCTTGGGTGGAACGCAGCCCGTCATCTGCTACCGCAGGGGCCGTGACAAGCCCCCCCTCGTGGAGCTGGG GGTCCTGTACGAGGGGAAGGAAAGACCCAAGCCTGGCTTTCAGGTGCTGGACACAACGCCCTACAGCCACTCGGCCAACCTGGCCCCTCCTGGCCCTGGGCACCCCCGCACCTACCTCACTTGCCGACGGGCAGCAGAGGGGGCAGGGCTGCATGCCCTTGGCATCACCGACGTCTGCCTGGTGCTGCCCAGCAAGGGGGAGGGCACTCCTCATACTTACTGCCGACTGCCCCGCAACCTCAACCCTGGTGTG TGGGGTCCAGCGGTATACCTGTGCTACAAAGTGGGCCTAGCCAAGGCCCACACTCTGGTCTACGAGGCAG AGCTGCTGGGCCGGTACCCTGAGGAGGACAATGAGGCGTTCCCCCTGCCCGAGTCCGTACCCGTCTTCTGTTTGCCCATGGGAGCCACTGTTGAGTGCTGGCCTGCCCACACCAAGTACCCCGTGCCCGTCTTCTCTACCTTCGTGCTCACGGGTGCAGCTGGTGACAAG GTGTACGGCGCTGCCCTGCAGTTCTATGAGGCCTTCCCGAGGGCCAGGCTGTCGGAGCGCCAAGCACGGGCCCTGGGGCTCTTGAGCGCCGTGGAGCGGGGCCGGGCGCTGGGGGGTCGGGCAGTGCGCAGCCGGCGCGCCATCGCTGTGCTGTCCCGCTGGCCGGCCTTCCCCGCCTTCCGCGCCTTCCTCACCTTCCTCTACCGCTACTCCGTCTCAGGCCCCCACCGCCTGCCCTTGGAAGC GCACATCTCCCACTTCATTCACAACGTCCCCTTCCCTTCCCCGCAGAGACCTCGCATCCTGGTGCAG ATGTCGCCCTATGACAACCTGCTCCTCTGCCAGCCTGTATCCTCACCCCTGCCGCTCAG CGGTGCCAGCTTCTTGCAGCTGCTGCAGAGCCTCGGCCCCGAGCTGGCCATCACGCTGCTGCTGGCTGTGCTCACGGAGCACAAGCTGCTGGTGCACTCGTTGCGGCCTGACCTGCTCACCAGTGTTTGTGAGGCCCTGGTCTCT ATGATCTTCCCGCTGCACTGGCAGTGCCCCTACATCCCGCTCTGTCCACTGGTGCTGGCAGATGTGCTGAGCGCCCCTGTGCCCTTCATTGTGGGTATCCACTCCAGTTACTTCGATTTGCACGACCCGCCTGCTGATGTCATTTGCGTCGACCTTGACACCAACACGCTCTTCCA GACTGAGGAGAAGAAGCCACTGTCTCCTCGGACCCTGCCCCGCAGACCTTACAAGGTTCTGCTGGCAACTCTGACAAACTTGTACCAGCAGTTGGATCAGA CATACACAGGGCCCGAGGAGGAGGCGTCCCTGGAGTTTCTGCTGACAGACTACGAGGCAGTATGTGGCCGCCGGGCCCGGCTGGAGCGCGAAGTGCAGGGAGCCTTCCTCCGCTTCATGGCCTGTCTGCTCAAGGGCTACCGGGACTTCCTGCGGCCGCTCACCCAGGCCCCCTCGGAGGGTGTTCGAGATGTGGACAACCTCTTCTTCCTGCAGG GCTTCCTCAAGTCCCGGGAGCGCTCCAGCCACAAGCTGTATTGCCAGCTGCTGCGCACACAGATGTTCTCCCAGTTTATCGAGGAATGCTCGTTTGGCTCTGCTCGGCACGCCGCCCTTGAGTTCTTCGACTCTTGCGTTGACAAG GTCCACCCGGAGCAGGAGAAGCCTGAGCCCACACCCTTGGTGGAGCTTGAGGAGCTGTCAGGGAGTGAGCTCACCGTCTTCATCACACCTCCTGAAGAGCCTGCAGCGCCTGAGGGCAGTGACTCCACCCCCCAGTACTG CTACGACGGGTTTCCCGAGCTGCGGGCTGAGCTGTTTGAGTCCCCTCGTGAGCAGCCTGGTGCTCTGCCTGTGCCAGGCCCATCCCGCAGCGcccccagcagccctgcccctCGCCGTACCAAACAG GAGATGAAGGTTGCGCAGCGGATGGCGCAGAAGTCAGCAGCTGTACCCGAGCTGTGGGCGCGCTGCCTGCTGGGGCACTGCTATGGGCTGTGGTTCCTGTGTCTGCCTGCCTATGTGCGCTCAGCGCCCTCCCGCGTGCAGGCCCTGCATACGGCCTACCAAGTGCTGCGCCAGATGGAGAGCCGCAAGGTGGTGCTGCCCGATGAG GTGTGTTACCGCGTACTAATGCAGCTGTGCTCCCATTATGGGCAGCCTGTGCTGTCCGTGCGGGTCATGCTGGAGATGAGGCGGGCAGGCATTGTGCCCAACACCATCACTTACGGCTACTACAACAAG GCTGTGCTGGAAAGCAAGTGGCTCTCTGGTACACCGGGTGGGCGCCTGCGCTGGGCCAAGCTCCGGAATGTCGTCCTGGGGGCTGCTCAGTTCCGCCAGCCTTTGAAGGAACgacggcggcagcagcagcagcaacagcagcaacagcagcaacagcagcaacagcagcaagcAGCAGCACAGGAGGCAGGCAGCTCCCAGACAG AGCCCTATCTCGAGCGTCACTCCCCTACCCGCCCACTTCAGCGCCAGACTACTTGGGCTGGTCAAAGCTTCCGGGACCCAGCTTCACCCACAGGGCGCCTGGTGAAAAGCGGCAGTCTGGGCAGTGCCCGTGGGGCCCAGCCCACCGTGGAGGCCGGCGTGGCCCACA TGATAGAGGCCTTGGGGGTACTGGAGCCCCGGGGGTCGCCTGTGCCCTGGCATGATGGAAGCCTCTCAGACCTGAGCCTGACGGGTGAAGAGCTGGCCCCTGGAGGCAGCCTGGAGGACTCAGGCTCAGCCCTGGGTGCCCAGTCCACTGAAGCCCTGGAAGGGCCAAGTGGGCGGGCGTCCAAGGCCAGTGGACGTCAGGATGAGGCCAGCACCCCCAGACGAGGGCTGGGCGCTCGCCTCCAACAACTGCTCACTCCTTCCCGCCGCTCCCCCGCCTCTCATGTTCCCCCACCTGAGCTGCCCCCCgacctgcctccccccacccgccGCAGCCCTATGGACAGCCTCCTGCGCCCCCGCGAGCGCCCTGGATCCACTGCGTCTGAG AGCTCAGCCTCTCTGGGCAGCGAGTGGGACCTCTCTGAGTCTTCTGCCAGCAGCCTGAGCCTCCGCCGGTCCTCGGAGCGCCTCAGCGACACCCCCGGGTCCTCGCAGCCACCATCCCTGGAA ATCCTGCTGTCCAGCTGCTCCTCCTGCCGTGCCTGTGACTCACTGGTGTATGATGAGGAAATCATGGCCGGCTGGGCACCCGACGACTCTAACCTCAACACCATCTGCCCCTTCTGCGCCTGCCCCTTTGTGCCTCTGCTCAGTGTCCAGACCCTGGATTCCCGACCCAG TGCCCCCAGCCCCAAACCTGCCCCAGCTGGTGCCAGTAACAGCAAAgatgcccccacccctgggggctcaggccctgtgctcagtgacCGCAGGCTCTGCCTTGCTCTGGATGAGCCCCAGCTCTGCAACGGGCACATGGGG GCTGTGCCCCGGCGGGTTGAGGGTGGGGCCTGGGCCTACCTGAGCCCCCTGGTGCTGCGAAAAGAGCTGGAGTCACTGGTGGAGAATGAGGGCAGTGAGGTGCTGGCATTGCCTGAGCTGCCTGCTGCCCACCCCATCATCTTCTGGAACCTTCTGTGGTATTTCCAGCGGCTGCGCCTGCCTAACATTCTGCCATGCCTGGTGCTGGCCTCCTGTGATGGGCCCCCACTGCCCCAG GCCCCATCTCCTTGGCTGATGCCTGATCCAGCATCTGTGCAGGTGCGGCTGCTGTGGGATGTCCTCACCCCTGATCCCAGTAGCTGCCCACCTCTCTACGTGCTCTGGAGGATCCACA GCCAGATCCCACAGCGGGTGGTATGGCCAGGCCCCATCCCTGCACCCCTCAGCCTGGACCTGCTGGAGTCAGTATTGCGCCACGTGGGTCTCAATGAGGTGCACAAGGCTGTAGGGCTCCTACTGGAAACGCTAGGGCCGCCTCCCGCTGGTCTGCACTTGCAGAG GGGCATCTACCGTGAAATCTTGTTCCTGACAATGGCTGCTCTGGGCAAGGACCACGTGGACATAG TGGCTTTCGACAAGAAGTACAAGTCCGCCTTTAACAAGCTGGCCAGCAGCATGGGCAAGGAGGAGCTGAGGCAGCGACGGGCACAGATGCCCACCCCAAAGGCCATAGATTGCCGGAAATGTTTTGGAGCACCTTTGGAATGCTAG